The Gemmatimonadales bacterium genome contains a region encoding:
- a CDS encoding HDOD domain-containing protein: MQTGDVFIARQPILDRNDLVAGYEILFRSGPENRFAGGDSDLASSQGLERALMTFGFDQLTNGRPAFINLSRRVLLTELYTLLPADRSVIELLETVEPDAEVIAAAERLKRSGYRLALDDFVYTPSADPLLALADIVKIDFRNPEARSPEAIALARRHGAKLLAEKVETREERDTAADQGFDWFQGYYFCRPEMLQNKSQAPSRINYLRMLKEVGQQDIEFERVEAIIREEVAFSVRLLRYLNSAGFGWRHQVETIDHALRLLGVKQLRKWVSAVATVGLSSGKPPELVTTALLRARLAELLAGPVGLDHSDLDLFFAGLLSVMDAVMDQPLEQLVSSLSLSQPLAAALLRREPPFGPVLDLVVAQERGEWSRMESLANQLGAGTANVQEAYQTASNWATEISKAA, from the coding sequence ATGCAAACCGGTGACGTCTTCATTGCGCGGCAACCCATCCTCGACCGCAACGACCTCGTTGCCGGCTACGAGATCCTCTTTCGATCCGGCCCCGAGAACCGCTTTGCGGGCGGCGACTCCGACCTGGCATCGAGCCAAGGCCTCGAACGAGCCCTGATGACGTTCGGGTTCGACCAGCTGACCAACGGACGGCCAGCCTTCATCAACCTCTCGCGGCGAGTCCTCCTCACCGAGCTCTACACCCTGCTCCCGGCCGACCGGTCGGTCATCGAACTGCTCGAAACGGTCGAGCCGGACGCCGAGGTCATTGCGGCAGCTGAGCGCCTCAAGCGCAGCGGGTACCGACTGGCCCTCGACGACTTTGTTTATACCCCGAGCGCCGACCCTCTGCTCGCATTGGCCGACATCGTCAAAATCGACTTTCGGAACCCCGAGGCACGATCGCCCGAGGCCATTGCCCTGGCCAGGCGCCACGGCGCGAAACTGCTGGCCGAAAAGGTCGAAACTCGTGAGGAACGGGACACGGCCGCAGATCAGGGCTTCGACTGGTTCCAGGGCTACTACTTCTGCCGGCCAGAGATGCTGCAGAACAAGTCCCAGGCGCCGAGCCGGATCAACTACCTCCGGATGCTGAAGGAGGTAGGCCAGCAGGACATTGAGTTTGAGCGGGTCGAAGCCATTATTCGGGAAGAAGTGGCCTTCTCGGTCCGACTGCTTCGTTATCTCAACTCGGCCGGGTTCGGATGGCGGCATCAGGTTGAAACCATCGATCATGCCCTCCGACTGCTGGGAGTGAAGCAGCTCCGGAAGTGGGTCTCGGCGGTGGCCACCGTCGGCCTTTCGAGCGGGAAGCCGCCCGAGCTGGTCACGACAGCGCTCCTCCGAGCCCGTCTGGCAGAGCTGCTGGCCGGCCCCGTAGGGCTCGACCACTCCGATCTCGACCTCTTCTTTGCCGGGCTCCTGTCGGTCATGGACGCCGTCATGGACCAGCCGCTCGAGCAGTTGGTCAGCTCGCTGTCCCTGTCGCAGCCACTGGCCGCAGCGCTGCTCCGGCGGGAACCGCCGTTTGGCCCCGTGCTCGACCTCGTCGTGGCTCAGGAACGAGGCGAGTGGAGCCGGATGGAGTCGCTGGCCAACCAGTTGGGGGCCGGAACCGCCAACGTTCAGGAAGCCTACCAGACCGCCTCGAACTGGGCGACCGAGATCTCCAAAGCCGCCTGA